In the Hordeum vulgare subsp. vulgare chromosome 7H, MorexV3_pseudomolecules_assembly, whole genome shotgun sequence genome, one interval contains:
- the LOC123409144 gene encoding electron transfer flavoprotein-ubiquinone oxidoreductase, mitochondrial-like, protein MLSCSPCPIPAYELAAAIRLRQLCRAADADLSVCVLEKGAEVGARVLSGNVFEPRALDELIPEWRQEDAPIRVHVSSDKFWMLTKNKASTLPSPFDNKGNYVISLSQLVRWMSVKAEELGVEVYPGFATSESQALQPMMLVLLKMVVNGKLFNRVWN, encoded by the exons ATGCTCAGTTGCTCACCT TGCCCTATCCCTGCGTATGAGCTCGCCGCCGCCATCCGGCTGAGGCAGCTCTGCCGCGCGGCCGACGCCGACCTCTCCGTCTGTGTCCTCGAGAAGGGAGCCGAAGTCG GTGCTCGTGTACTGTCAGGGAATGTGTTCGAGCCCCGTGCGTTGGATGAGCTCATCCCGGAGTGGAGGCAAGAGGAT GCCCCAATCAGAGTCCATGTCTCATCTGACAAGTTCTGGATGTTAACAAAGAACAAGGCATCGACACTTCCATCTCCTTTTGATAACAAAGGGAACTATGTAATAAG CTTGAGCCAATTGGTAAGATGGATGTCCGTAAAGGCTGAAGAATTAGGTGTTGAAGTGTATCCAGGGTTTGCTACGAGTGAG TCACAGGCGTTGCAACCAATGATGTTGGTATTGCTAAAGATGGTAGTAAACGGGAAACTTTTCAACCGGGTGTGGAACTAA